One Hordeum vulgare subsp. vulgare chromosome 4H, MorexV3_pseudomolecules_assembly, whole genome shotgun sequence DNA window includes the following coding sequences:
- the LOC123447730 gene encoding protein DETOXIFICATION 29-like has translation MGKMVGKSWQESRLLWHIAFPAILTAVFQFSIGFVTVGFAGHIGEVELAAVTVVQNVIEGFAYGVLLGMGSALETLCGQAVGAGQVDMLGIYIQRSWIICGAAALALAPTYAFTAPILRALHQPAAVSAVAGRFARWVVPQLFAYAANFPLQKFFQAQSKVWAMTFISGAGLALHVVLNYVFVARLGHGLFGAAMIGNVTWCLIIVAQFAYLVSGCFPEAWKGFSMLAFNNLAAFVRLSLASAVMLCLELWYYTAVLILVGLLKNAQLEVDIMSVCINYQLWTLMVALGFNAAVSVRVSNELGANRPKAARFSVIMAVSTSAAIGAVFLAVFLAWRTELPRFFSDNEEVVSEAAKLGYLLAATIFLNSIQPVLSGVAIGAGWQALVAFINIGCYYLVGIPLGVLFGFKLRFGALGIWVGMSIGTLLQTAVLLIICFRTKWEKQAMLAEERVKEWGGSSETLPAATTTVTNGSIDR, from the exons ATGGGGAAGATGGTGGGCAAGAGCTGGCAGGAGTCGAGGCTGCTGTGGCACATCGCGTTCCCGGCCATCCTCACCGCCGTCTTCCAGTTCTCCATCGGCTTCGTCACCGTCGGCTTCGCGGGCCACATCGGCGAGGTCGAGCTCGCCGCCGTCACCGTCGTCCAGAACGTCATCGAGGGCTTCGCCTACGGCGTCCTG CTCGGCATGGGCAGCGCGCTGGAGACGCTGTGCGGGCAGGCGGTGGGCGCGGGGCAGGTGGACATGCTGGGCATCTACATCCAGCGCTCCTGGATCATCTGCGGCGCCGCCGCGCTGGCGCTCGCGCCGACCTACGCCTTCACGGCGCCCATCCTCCGCGCGCTCCACCAGCCCGCCGCCGTCTCCGCCGTTGCCGGCCGGTTCGCGCGCTGGGTCGTGCCGCAGCTGTTCGCCTACGCCGCCAACTTCCCGCTGCAGAAGTTCTTCCAGGCGCAGAGCAAGGTCTGGGCCATGACCTTCATCTCCGGCGCCGGGCTCGCCCTCCACGTCGTGCTCAACTACGTCTTCGTCGCCCGCCTCGGCCACGGCCTCTTCGGCGCCGCCATGATCGGCAACGTCACCTGGTGTCTCATCATCGTCGCGCAGTTCGCCTACCTCGTCTCCGGCTGCTTCCCGGAGGCGTGGAAGGGGTTCTCGATGCTCGCCTTCAATAACCTCGCCGCCTTCGTCAGGCTCTCCCTTGCCTCCGCCGTCATGCTCTG CTTGGAGCTCTGGTACTACACTGCAGTGCTCATCCTTGTGGGCCTCCTGAAGAATGCTCAGCTCGAGGTTGACATCATGTCAGTCTG CATCAACTACCAGCTCTGGACCCTGATGGTTGCACTAGGCTTCAATGCAGCAGTGAG CGTTAGGGTGTCGAACGAGCTGGGCGCCAACAGGCCCAAGGCGGCCAGGTTCTCGGTGATCATGGCGGTGTCGACGTCCGCCGCCATCGGGGCGGTCTTCCTGGCCGTGTTCCTTGCCTGGAGGACCGAGCTGCCGCGCTTCTTCAGCGACAACGAGGAGGTGGTGAGCGAGGCCGCAAAGCTCGGCTACCTTCTTGCAGCAACCAtcttcctcaacagcattcagccTGTGCTCTCAG GTGTGGCGATAGGAGCAGGGTGGCAGGCGCTTGTTGCCTTCATAAACATTGGGTGCTACTACTTGGTTGGCATCCCGCTCggagtcctctttggctttaagCTTAGATTTGGTGCATTG GGGATTTGGGTGGGCATGTCCATTGGCACGCTGCTGCAGACCGCTGTACTTCTCATAATTTGCTTCAGAACCAAGTGGGAGAAACAG GCTATGTTGGCTGAAGAGAGGGTAAAGGAGTGGGGAGGAAGCAGTGAAACATTGCCGGCGGCGACCACAACGGTGACAAACGGTAGCATAGATAGATGA